In a single window of the Elaeis guineensis isolate ETL-2024a chromosome 8, EG11, whole genome shotgun sequence genome:
- the LOC105050233 gene encoding receptor protein kinase-like protein ZAR1 → MVGFSTFVTLLLFLPSLAASLTTDGLALLALKSAISVDPTGALDAWLDSDPDPCGWLGVTCRGGRVTALALSNRSLEGYLPSELSLLSSLQTLSLSHNHLSGPIPTTITALRSLVVLDLSNNNLSGPIPAEIGALGSLSHLDLSSNLLNGSLPPEIAALLQLSGVLNLSCNSFSGQIPPAFGTIPVAVSLDLRQNNLSGEIPQVGSLVNQGPTAFAGNPGLCGFPLKNPCSDGANKQDPNIPLPNPNLNPSSPTSRPIEAEKRLRPAMTVTILAGAVLAAIFSILVLQWQFRRKRAAGELKASTKVKGGSTAVTEHRREGQSEEIYVAVDGRFDLELEELLRASAYVVGKSRSGIVYKVVVGPGSALAVRRLSEAADGEGDGDGDDWRLRRAFESEAAAIGRVSHPNVVSLRAYYYAPDEKLLIYDYVPNGTLQAALHGGQPNPTVPALPWAARLAIVQGVARGLTYLHECGPRKSVHGNIRSSKILLDDELRPYISGFGIARLLSGTQKFTHSGSKKLVAAPGRGPHAAYLAPEARAPGAAATQKGDVYAFGVVVMEVVTGRPAAGCGDGEGELEGWVRRAFGEERPLSEVVDPALLHEVHAKKQVLAVFHVALGCTEPDPEMRPRMRAVVESLDRVGSAR, encoded by the exons ATGGTCGGCTTCTCCACGTTCGTGACTCTCCTCCTCTTCTTACCCTCGCTGGCGGCGTCGCTGACCACCGACGGCCTCGCCCTCCTCGCCCTCAAGTCGGCCATCTCCGTCGACCCGACCGGCGCACTCGACGCCTGGCTCGACTCTGATCCTGACCCCTGCGGCTGGCTCGGCGTCACTTGCCGCGGCGGTCGGGTCACCGCCCTCGCCCTCTCTAACCGCTCCCTCGAAGGCTACCTCCCCTCCGAGctctccctcctctcctccctccagaccctctccctctcccacaACCACCTCTCCGGCCCCATCCCCACTACTATCACCGCCCTCCGGAGTCTCGTCGTCCTCGATCTCTCCAACAACAACCTCTCCGGCCCGATTCCCGCCGAGATCGGCGCCTTGGGCTCCCTCTCGCACCTTGACCTCTCCTCcaacctcctcaatggctccctCCCTCCGGAGATTGCCGCTTTGCTGCAGCTTTCCGGCGTGCTCAATCTGTCCTGTAATTCGTTCTCCGGCCAGATACCGCCGGCTTTCGGCACCATTCCGGTCGCCGTGAGCCTCGACCTCCGGCAGAACAACCTCTCGGGCGAGATCCCCCAGGTCGGATCGCTTGTAAACCAGGGCCCCACCGCATTTGCTGGAAACCCCGGCCTCTGCGGGTTCCCGCTCAAGAATCCGTGCTCTGACGGCGCCAACAAGCAAGATCCGAACATCCCTCTGCCAAACCCTAATTTAAacccgagctcccccacttcccGCCCGATCGAGGCGGAGAAGCGGCTGCGACCGGCGATGACGGTCACGATCCTCGCCGGTGCCGTGCTGGCCGCCATTTTCTCGATCTTGGTGCTCCAGTGGCAGTTCCGCCGGAAGCGCGCCGCCGGGGAGCTCAAGGCGTCGACTAAGGTTAAGGGCGGCTCCACGGCGGTGACGGAGCACCGGCGGGAGGGGCAGAGCGAGGAGATCTACGTCGCGGTGGACGGCAGATTCGACCTCGAGCTGGAGGAGCTCCTCCGGGCCTCCGCCTACGTGGTTGGAAAGAGCCGCAGTGGGATCGTGTACAAGGTGGTGGTGGGCCCGGGGTCTGCCTTGGCGGTGCGCCGCCTCAGCGAGGCGGCCGACGGCGAGGGCGACGGCGACGGCGACGATTGGCGCCTGCGGAGGGCGTTCGAGTCGGAGGCGGCGGCCATCGGTCGGGTGAGTCACCCCAACGTGGTAAGCCTCCGCGCCTACTACTATGCCCCTGACGAGAAGCTCCTAATCTACGATTACGTCCCCAACGGCACCCTCCAGGCCGCCCTCCACG GTGGACAGCCGAATCCAACGGTGCCGGCGCTGCCGTGGGCGGCGAGGCTGGCGATAGTGCAGGGTGTGGCTCGGGGGTTAACTTACCTCCACGAATGCGGTCCCCGGAAGTCTGTCCACGGGAACATCAGGTCCTCCAAGATCCTCCTCGACGATGAGCTCCGGCCGTACATCTCCGGCTTCGGCATCGCCCGTCTCCTATCGGGTACCCAGAAATTCACCCACTCGGGGTCCAAGAAGCTCGTGGCCGCGCCCGGGCGAGGGCCCCACGCAGCATATCTTGCGCCCGAGGCACGGGCGCCGGGGGCGGCGGCGACCCAGAAGGGCGACGTGTATGCATTCGGGGTGGTGGTGATGGAAGTGGTGACGGggcggccggcggcgggctgCGGTGATGGGGAGGGGGAGTTGGAAGGTTGGGTGAGGCGGGCGTTCGGTGAGGAGCGGCCGCTGTCGGAGGTGGTGGACCCGGCGCTGCTGCACGAGGTGCACGCCAAGAAGCAGGTGCTGGCGGTGTTCCACGTGGCGCTCGGGTGCACCGAGCCCGACCCGGAGATGAGGCCCAGGATGAGGGCCGTGGTCGAGAGCCTCGACCGAGTCGGCTCGGCGCGCTGA
- the LOC105050232 gene encoding uncharacterized protein, which yields MMFGSPPTAAAKDLNAPYLPVAAAFNHRKEESDILHGHHHHQQQQQQMSSSLLRYRSAPSSLFGEVCEDFLPVRPSSLETETMFARLLAPDPRDEIQDKPASAAGGQRSPHFTPSAPSVAMEHGGAEELAGQQNAGFSASQLLYHSQQQQQQLPSPNSVESSYRVVSSMAMEAEQMKTAAGATVGGGGGHCSNLIRHSSSPAGLFSHLHVENGYAMMRGMTGFRNGNGSMGDGTNRLKGQISFSSRQNSSPGLMSQISEIGSEGMGGRSPEESNLGVGNGGGRGYIPGFPVASWDDSPLLSDSYSGLKRAREAEGKLIAGLDQSNPQNEEIRNHVSGLTHHFSLPKTSSEMAAIEKFIQFQDAVPCKIRAKRGCATHPRSIAERVRRTRISERMRKLQELVPNMDKQTNTADMLDLAVDYIKDLQKQVKALSESRASCTCSASKQKPYPNPAV from the exons ATGATGTTCGGGTCACCTCCGACGGCGGCGGCGAAGGATCTCAACGCCCCGTACCTACCGGTAGCAGCGGCTTTCAACCACAGGAAAGAGGAGTCCGATATCCTCCACggccaccaccaccaccagcagcagcagcagcagatgAGCTCCAGCTTGCTCCGGTACCGATCGGCTCCGAGCTCGCTGTTTGGGGAGGTCTGCGAGGACTTCCTCCCGGTGAGACCCTCCAGCCTCGAGACGGAGACCATGTTCGCCCGGCTCCTGGCGCCGGATCCCCGGGACGAGATCCAGGACAAACCGGCCTCTGCGGCCGGCGGCCAGAGGAGTCCCCACTTCACCCCGTCGGCACCATCCGTGGCGATGGAGCACGGCGGAGCGGAGGAGCTCGCGGGCCAGCAGAACGCCGGGTTCTCTGCTTCCCAGTTGCTGTATCActcgcagcagcagcagcagcaattgCCGAGTCCCAACTCGGTCGAGAGCTCATACCGGGTGGTGAGCTCGATGGCCATGGAGGCGGAGCAGATGAAGACCGCTGCCGGAGCCACCGTTGGCGGCGGTGGCGGGCACTGCTCCAATCTCATTCGGCACAGTAGCTCCCCCGCGGGCCTTTTCTCTCACTTGCATGTAGAAAACG GCTATGCGATGATGAGAGGCATGACGGGTTTCAGGAATGGGAATGGCTCCATGGGGGATGGCACAAATCGACTGAAGGGTCAGATAAGCTTCTCTTCAAGGCAAAACTCCTCGCCCGGGCTCATGTCTCAAATCTCTGAGATAGGGAGCGAGGGCATGGGGGGACGTAGCCCAGAAGAGAGTAACTTGGGAGTCGGCAATGGTGGCGGCCGGGGTTACATACCAGGCTTTCCGGTTGCCTCCTGGGATGACTCCCCCCTGCTCTCCGATAGCTACTCGGGGCTTAAAAGAGCCAGAGAGGCCGAGGGGAAGCTAATTGCTGGTCTCGACCAATCGAACCCTCAG AATGAAGAGATCAGGAACCATGTATCAGGTCTCACCCATCATTTTAGCTTGCCAAAGACCTCCTCGGAGATGGCTGCAATCGAAAAATTTATACAGTTCCAGGATGCTGTCCCTTGCAAGATCCGAGCCAAAAGGGGCTGCGCCACTCACCCACGAAGCATTGCCGAGAGG GTGAGGAGGACTAGAATTAGTGAAAGAATGAGGAAACTACAAGAGCTTGTTCCCAACATGGATAAG CAAACCAACACTGCTGACATGTTAGATTTGGCTGTCGACTACATCAAAGACCTCCAGAAACAAGTCAAG GCACTATCGGAGAGCCGGGCGAGCTGCACCTGTTCTGCTAGCAAGCAGAAGCCATACCCGAACCCGGCTGTGTGA